In a single window of the Anguilla rostrata isolate EN2019 chromosome 6, ASM1855537v3, whole genome shotgun sequence genome:
- the LOC135257089 gene encoding heme transporter FLVCR2-like isoform X1 translates to MNEKSDLVGSTDSDNKNVDSEKMKITKYDDPDAFQGHFNNGTRAIPATHLYKRRWFIVCLFSSYSLCNSFQWIQYGIINNIFTKFYSVDSFTIDWMSMVYMLTYIPFIFPVTWLLDKKGLRVIALIATALNCIGTWIKVASVRTDLFGVAMLGQFTSALAQVFILGMPSRIASVWFGSEEVSTACSIGVFGNQLGIAIGFLVPPMMVPNVDDMDMLAHHIRIMFYMTAGVATLLFILVTLVFQDIPEIPPTQAQVTARSIPPEQYSYMASILRLLRNKPFLLLILTYGLNVGCFYAVGTLLNRMIIEIYEDEEVNAGRIGLTIVIAGMLGSLICGFWLDRTKTYKQTTFVIYFMSFLGMVVYAFTLDLGHLWVVFITAGTLGFFMTGYLPLGFEFAVELTYPESEGTSSGLLNCSAQVFGIGFTIAQGKVMDAFGTLAGNIFLCAFLLVGTILTGFIKSDLRRQKANKSAEECAVHTQSSVQDQWAVTPMAGAQP, encoded by the exons ATGAACGAAAAGTCTGATTTGGTTGGTAGTACGGACAGTGATAACAAAAATGTTGATtcggaaaaaatgaaaataaccaaATATGATGACCCTGACGCGTTCCAGGGGCACTTTAATAATGGCACGAGAGCTATACCAGCCACCCATCTGTACAAGCGGCGATggtttattgtgtgtttgttcagctCGTACTCCCTGTGTAACTCTTTCCAATGGATACAGTATGGAAttatcaacaatatttttacgAAGTTCTACAGTGTCGACTCTTTCACCATTGACTGGATGTCAATGGTCTATATGTTGACATACATCCCTTTCATATTTCCCGTCACCTGGCTTTTGGACAAAAAGGGATTGCGGGTAATCGCACTTATAGCGACCGCTTTGAATTGCATCGGGACGTGGATAAAGGTGGCAAGCGTAAGAACTGACTTGTTTGGCGTAGCGATGTTGGGACAGTTTACCAGTGCTCTGGCCCAGGTGTTCATACTTGGAATGCCATCCCGTATCGCCTCGGTGTGGTTTGGTTCCGAAGAGGTCTCTACAGCCTGCTCGATTGGAGTCTTTGGAAACCAG CTGGGCATAGCCATCGGGTTCCTTGTCCCACCCATGATGGTGCCCAATGTGGATGACATGGACATGCTGGCACATCACATCAGGATCATGTTCTACATGACTGCTGGAGTGGCGACCCTGCTGTTCATCCTGGTGACCCTAG TGTTCCAGGACATACCGGAAATTCCACCAACGCAGGCCCAGGTGACAGCCCGGAGCATCCCCCCAGAACAGTACTCCTACATGGCCTCCATCCTCAGACTCCTCCGCAACAagcccttcctcctcctcatcctcacctaTG GTCTGAATGTTGGCTGTTTCTATGCTGTGGGCACGCTGCTGAACAGGATGATCATCGAGATCTACGAA GATGAAGAGGTGAATGCAGGGAGAATTGGCCTCACTATCGTCATTGCAGGCATGCTGGGCTCACTCATCTGTGGTTTCTGGCTagacagaacaaaaacatacaa ACAGACTACATTCGTCATTTACTTCATGTCTTTCCTTGGGATGGTGGTATACGCCTTCACCCTCGACCTGGGTCACCTGTGGGTGGTCTTCATCACTGCTGGTACGCTGGG GTTCTTCATGACAGGGTACCTCCCCCTGGGGTTCGAGTTTGCGGTGGAGCTGACGTACCCGGAGTCAGAAGGCACATCTTCGGGCCTGCTTAACTGCTCGGCACAA GTATTCGGGATCGGATTCACCATCGCTCAGGGGAAAGTGATGGATGCCTTCGGTACACTTGCTGGAAACATCTTCCTTTGTGCCTTTCTTTTAGTTGGGACCATTCTTACAG GATTTATCAAGTCAGATCTGAGGAGGCAAAAGGCGAACAAGTCTGCTGAGGAGTGT GCGGTGCATACCCAGTCGTCGGTGCAGGACCAATGGGCAGTGACCCCCATGGCTGGGGCACAGCCCTGA
- the LOC135257089 gene encoding heme transporter FLVCR2-like isoform X2: MNEKSDLVGSTDSDNKNVDSEKMKITKYDDPDAFQGHFNNGTRAIPATHLYKRRWFIVCLFSSYSLCNSFQWIQYGIINNIFTKFYSVDSFTIDWMSMVYMLTYIPFIFPVTWLLDKKGLRVIALIATALNCIGTWIKVASVRTDLFGVAMLGQFTSALAQVFILGMPSRIASVWFGSEEVSTACSIGVFGNQLGIAIGFLVPPMMVPNVDDMDMLAHHIRIMFYMTAGVATLLFILVTLVFQDIPEIPPTQAQVTARSIPPEQYSYMASILRLLRNKPFLLLILTYGLNVGCFYAVGTLLNRMIIEIYEDEEVNAGRIGLTIVIAGMLGSLICGFWLDRTKTYKQTTFVIYFMSFLGMVVYAFTLDLGHLWVVFITAGTLGFFMTGYLPLGFEFAVELTYPESEGTSSGLLNCSAQVFGIGFTIAQGKVMDAFGTLAGNIFLCAFLLVGTILTGFIKSDLRRQKANKSAEECELEDGLERDTSSPVILMETKL; this comes from the exons ATGAACGAAAAGTCTGATTTGGTTGGTAGTACGGACAGTGATAACAAAAATGTTGATtcggaaaaaatgaaaataaccaaATATGATGACCCTGACGCGTTCCAGGGGCACTTTAATAATGGCACGAGAGCTATACCAGCCACCCATCTGTACAAGCGGCGATggtttattgtgtgtttgttcagctCGTACTCCCTGTGTAACTCTTTCCAATGGATACAGTATGGAAttatcaacaatatttttacgAAGTTCTACAGTGTCGACTCTTTCACCATTGACTGGATGTCAATGGTCTATATGTTGACATACATCCCTTTCATATTTCCCGTCACCTGGCTTTTGGACAAAAAGGGATTGCGGGTAATCGCACTTATAGCGACCGCTTTGAATTGCATCGGGACGTGGATAAAGGTGGCAAGCGTAAGAACTGACTTGTTTGGCGTAGCGATGTTGGGACAGTTTACCAGTGCTCTGGCCCAGGTGTTCATACTTGGAATGCCATCCCGTATCGCCTCGGTGTGGTTTGGTTCCGAAGAGGTCTCTACAGCCTGCTCGATTGGAGTCTTTGGAAACCAG CTGGGCATAGCCATCGGGTTCCTTGTCCCACCCATGATGGTGCCCAATGTGGATGACATGGACATGCTGGCACATCACATCAGGATCATGTTCTACATGACTGCTGGAGTGGCGACCCTGCTGTTCATCCTGGTGACCCTAG TGTTCCAGGACATACCGGAAATTCCACCAACGCAGGCCCAGGTGACAGCCCGGAGCATCCCCCCAGAACAGTACTCCTACATGGCCTCCATCCTCAGACTCCTCCGCAACAagcccttcctcctcctcatcctcacctaTG GTCTGAATGTTGGCTGTTTCTATGCTGTGGGCACGCTGCTGAACAGGATGATCATCGAGATCTACGAA GATGAAGAGGTGAATGCAGGGAGAATTGGCCTCACTATCGTCATTGCAGGCATGCTGGGCTCACTCATCTGTGGTTTCTGGCTagacagaacaaaaacatacaa ACAGACTACATTCGTCATTTACTTCATGTCTTTCCTTGGGATGGTGGTATACGCCTTCACCCTCGACCTGGGTCACCTGTGGGTGGTCTTCATCACTGCTGGTACGCTGGG GTTCTTCATGACAGGGTACCTCCCCCTGGGGTTCGAGTTTGCGGTGGAGCTGACGTACCCGGAGTCAGAAGGCACATCTTCGGGCCTGCTTAACTGCTCGGCACAA GTATTCGGGATCGGATTCACCATCGCTCAGGGGAAAGTGATGGATGCCTTCGGTACACTTGCTGGAAACATCTTCCTTTGTGCCTTTCTTTTAGTTGGGACCATTCTTACAG GATTTATCAAGTCAGATCTGAGGAGGCAAAAGGCGAACAAGTCTGCTGAGGAGTGT
- the LOC135257090 gene encoding basic leucine zipper transcriptional factor ATF-like — MAQGCDSNERRYSKSPSPGNKQDPSDDVKKVLRREKNRIAAQKSRMRQMQKADSLHLESENLEKENAALRKEVKRLSEEAKYLTTVLSNHEPQCPGLGPQSSNILYTPHHGVYHQSHMTSPRYQH, encoded by the exons ATGGCTCAGGGTTGTGACAGCAACGAACGAAGGTACTCCAAGTCCCCGTCGCCGGGCAACAAGCAG GATCCTTCAGATGATGTGAAGAAGGTGCTGAGGAGGGAGAAGAACCGCATCGCAGCCCAGAAGAGCAGGATGAGGCAGATGCAGAAGGCCGACAGCCTGCACCTG GAGAGCGAGAACTTGGAGAAAGAGAATGCAGCCCTGAGGAAAGAAGTGAAGAGGCTCTCAGAAGAAGCCAAGTACCTGACGACCGTGCTTAGCAACCATGAACCTCAGTGCCCTGGCCTGGGGCCCCAGTCCTCCAACATCCTCTACACCCCCCACCACGGGGTCTACCACCAGTCGCACATGACCTCTCCACGCTATCAACACTGA